The following nucleotide sequence is from Paroedura picta isolate Pp20150507F chromosome 1, Ppicta_v3.0, whole genome shotgun sequence.
gttcgttgattgtgggagaggactgacctttgggaattttggcatagtggttacagagctttccagagccatgtcctcagatatgtgaagggaaaatcagactggagactcttcttaggggaagattacatggcaactaattccccccagttctgcgtaatttcccttcttgtgtgaattaggccacattcaccgaaatgcccctctgccctaatacatatggggtagtcacagtacacaggtgtccaccctgttccttctgtctcccctattttcactgttggtaaaatgttatgtgcccacatgcttctttcatggttgctccttagaagaacggatttttgtaccctattgctgactacccaaaggagtctcaaagtggtttacaaacaccttttccatttgtctctgcacaatagtcaacctgtgaggtatgtagggttgtgagacatctgagagaactgggaatgggccgcagtgacccagcaggcctcaggtgtctcaaagcattttccaatcatcttcccttcctctccctctcactatttacagttttaggctgtaagtatttatttagatcttcctgcactttccagactcacaggcctgatgctggtctgcctgtctgtgccccagaatacaaacagttgctggtaagggctggccataggccatagcccaggagggacacacctgcaccactcctccctcccaactgcaggcaaaaatggctcatttgaaggctggactctgaagcattgtacgattttgaagtcccacctccaaacctccaggaatatttccaaccttggGGTAACTAaccgccaggtgggacctggagagctcctggaattacagctcacctgcagaatataaagatcagctccccaggcagaaagggctactttggacagggttgtggtagagaagaaacatttaaggcttcccacacaggttgttgttgaattgaaagacttgaggcctactgcacagggttgttgtgcagatgaaacaggagacaaaagagccagcttcctctgcagaataaggctgtgcagtggcctcaaatctgcagagttgcaaagaaggaagacacatggcttggctgtgtctaactcccggccagagcagtattttaagtgagaagtggcttttctgtagcctccctgtcaggcaactgtttggcagaaggggaaagtcccccccccctcaaaaggaaggccctcaggctcccctgcgttgctcttggaaaggcctcctcccctcagtcagggcctgtcagaggctccttcccagcaggtctgaagggggggagggggagcactctgcagcctcctcccAGCTCTGACAGGgatctgaggcaatttgcagttggacatgacagttaggacagccttggggcgaaaagggctggcgcagcctctgttctcatcccccttggcaaccctgctgacctcctctccctttggtggtcaggagcagactggcagccagactgggctgggtgaatggaattttggtctgtcctggtgaggggccaataggaaggcactttgcgcgcctccccattggctgcttggccctggatggacactcggagggcccaatcaggagccgctttgcggctcctgattgggccctctgagtttttatcctggacagggcccgccctaactcctccccaggtggccttactcttttatttaataggaccctgtcctatttaaagataataaaaatatatctagcacagtAGCAAGCAGTCGTATAGGGGGaaatagagtgggaaaagagaTTTCAGTATAATTACCGGTCTCGAAGAGTGGATAGGCAGAGAGCTGCAACACAACCAGTGTGGAGGAAGCTTCCAATGGGTCCCAAATCAGAAAGCATGGGTTAGAAAGCATGAGgtggctttgtgaagccactgtttatatatgtttttgggaaGGTGGCTATGTGATGGAACCCAGGTGAGCACACTTGGATTTTAGAaggttttgacaaggttccccatgatgttctgatggataagttgaaggactgcaatctggattttcaggtacttaggtggatagggaattggttagagaaccgcactcaaagagtcgttgtcagtggtgtttcatcagactggagagaggagaGAGCATGAACTGATTCGTTTTGAAACTCcagtgtgtggggtggggtggggggtgcctgCTCTTCACTTTCAGTGTTAAGGTTTGTGGCAGGTGAACTCAATCCCCAAGATGCAGAGCAGCGCAAGCCTTTCTTTGccgtccctcccctcttcccgtGCAGCTCTTATGGGTGGGGGGTGAAGAGCGGATCATTTCCGGTGGCGAAGGTTGCGAAATGCAAGTTTCCTGGCTGCGCAGCACTTTCTCTTCCTGGTGATCATTGGTAGGAGGCTGAGAGCGGCTGTCAGAGATGGATGAGGACAGGTTACCCCTCGTGGGCTCCTGCATCAATCTGACTAAGGTATAGGCAGCATCCTGGGGTTTCCTTTATCCTGGCAGTGCTGTCCTAGCTTACTCTGGAGTAAGTCTTTCTGTGGTCCTTGGGGCTTGCTCCtcagtaaacatgcataggattcaTTCTTAGTTTTGCTTCTGCTTATACCGAGAAGTgtagcctgaggaggtggtgagctcccccttactgacacactttaagcagtggctggacaaatacttgtcaattctttaggctgatcttgcattgagcaagaggttggactagatggcttgtatggccccttccaattctgattctAAAGCATAGAGGTTAGCAGCAGGGGAAACAGTGTAATTTGTTAACAAGAGAGATGTATACGCATCCCCCTCTCCCCTGTAGATACACATAGCATGCCATTAGAAAGGCAACATGAAGCCCCCTGAAATGAATTCAGACTTTAGAAGCTGGACTTTACAAGCTGGCAGAAACttgaacttttctctttcaggatcTCACGATggattttcacagccatacggcCTCAACATTGTGGGAATATGCATCTGGGCATGGTCCAGGAGGGTACTAGAATTCATAGTACCTAAACCTTCCAGAAGCTGacctgaactgaactgaaacagATTCAGAATGAAGAATTGTGATGCAATGCCTAAGAGTTCTTCTTAGGTCATGAGATTCTCAAAGTAAAATCTTTCCTGCATTTAGAGCATTACACTTTTGTGAAGAACTGCATTATCAGACGAATTGGAAAAGGACTTAGGGGTGAACCTACCAAAGGTTTGATTTTTCTAACTTATATCTCTTCATCAACTGGAGGAAAATGCCAAACTTTTCAATTGCCACAACATTATGAATCTAATTAAGGGTGCCTGTGTCAACCACTATGGGCCTCAAGCCAGATGTTTGGTGGATCAAGCACATATCTCAAATTACCAGTACTTCTGGGGGTCACTGGTTGAGGGAAAGAATGTGGGCCTCCTGACCTGGAAAAACAGGTGATGCTTGAGAGCCAACAGGGTTCTCTAGACAGACTTGAAGTCTTTATGACTTCCTTCACTCCGTGGAACTCAACACTGGGAGAGACCTCCCCATCTTCCCTCGTTACCTATCTGCATCACCCATCCTGCCTTCAGCCACTGCCCCCAAGGTATCTGCTCCTGCTTGGCCTGAACATCTGACAGTTTGCCTATACTCCTTCCATGGCTCACCCAGCCCCTGAATTGGGAATAGAAGCATTTTTACAATGAATGCCTTGAGCCTCCAGTAGCAGATGGCCTAACTCTGGCAGTAGAATCAGCATCTCTTGGCCCCAGAAGATCAAGCAGGGGCAACTGAGTTCAAAAACAAGATCAGATGGAAGATTCTATCTCTGCATTATTTTTGACAAGGAAATGAATTACTGAACACATCTACAGTGAAAACTGGATATCTACAGTGTCAGTGtgttgtagtgattaagagtaaaAAAGTCTAATCTGGCATATGGGGTttcattccctactccttcaggtgcagccagctgggtgatcttgggcaagtcacagttctgggagctgttcttgcacagcagttctgttagagctctttctctctggcccacctacctcacagcgtgtctgtggtggggaaaggaagatgaaAGGTGTGTGTATTCtgcattgggactcctttgggtaatgaaaagtgggatatgaaaaaATCCCAGTTCGTCAACTCTACAGTGAGGAATGGGGTTTGGGGCACATGATCTGGTGGGAAATTTCTAGGTTGGTGTATTATGCTTTGAGTCTGCTGTTGAAACAAAGAAAGACCACAGCAGATTTCTCCAGCTAGGCTTTcatggcaatatttttctgtgtttaCTGTCCATGTTGCAAAATGTCTTTCTTAATAACAATACATTGTATTGAATTCTGGCAGGTTGAAAAAAATGTCTATAAACCCGATGTTGCTCAGGGTAATATCTGGAAGGAGCCTGTCTCCTCATATTGCTGATACAACGGTGGAAAATACACCACCACCAGAAAATTTCTGTTCTGGTGATTTCCTGGTATTTTGAATAGTTTTCTTCATGGGAATGAAGTACAACACATCTACAGTGAGAACTGGCAATCTAcagagtcagtgtggtatagtggttaagagcaacagactctaagctggagaactgggtttgataccccattcctccacatgcagccagctgggtgaccttgggcaagtcacagttctctgagagctgttctttcacagttctgttagagctctcttggccacaacctacctcacagggtgtctgtggtggggaaaggaaggtgaaaggTGTTTGCAAGGTGCTTTGggtctcttttgggtagtgagaagtggggtgtAAAGAAACCTCAGTTCTTCTTCAGCTCTACAATAAATCACTGAAGGGCAGGGCTTGATCTCGAAGAGTGGGTGTATTATGCTAGAGATTCCATATCAGATTTCTACAGGGGACTAACAGTGTAATAACTATCCTATTCAGGATTTTCTGCTTATACTGAAAAACTTCTTTacattttaataacaatatattGTATTCTATTTCAGCAGGTTGAAAATAATTACTATAAACCCTGAGTTGCTCGTGATGATATCTCGAAAGAACCTGTCTCCTCACATTGATTATGGATCTGTGGAAAGTATGAGTCCACCACAAGATGGGGATAAGTCGCACATTCTACTTGCAATCCTAGGTCTTCTTACCTGTGCTTTGGGAATAATTGGGAATGGAATGCTCATCTACCTTCTTAGCTGCAGGATCAATAAGACATGTCTCACCATGTACCTTCTGAATATGTCAATTGCTGATTTGATTATAATAGTCAACTATTTTATAGATATCATTTTTTATTTTAGACCCACACAATTTCCATCTTTGATATCATCTTTACGGTACATATCAAATTTTTTGGGAAACGATGCCAGCATCTATTTTTTAACAGTCATTACTGTTGAAAGGTATTTCATGTTCTTTTTCCCAGTCTGTTATCACTCTCACCGACCGAAGTTATTTACAGCCCTCATGTGTAGCATTCTTTGGGCACTCTCCTTGGGAATTACATTGCTGGAATATTTTATCTGCGGTTCAGCTCAATTTACAAACGAAATTTTCAACTGTGATACTATAGCAATCCTCCACTTCATCTGCAACTTCATGAGCTTTATTGCTGTTGTGGTCTTTTCCATTGTGGCCCATTTAACCAGAATTCAGAGGCAATTGCCAAGGAATTTTCCAACAAGGTTTGATGTAAGTATTATGGCTACAATTGTTTGGACTCTTGTTTTTTGGGCACCAATTAGAATTGTTAACTTCCTACAGTTTTGGATTCCACCTACATATCGTCCAGATTTATTCGTGGTCTTTGTTTTATTTGAGATGATCTACCGTAATGGCCGCCCATACATATATCTTCTTGTTGGCTGGTGGAAGAATCAGGAGCAGCAGAGATCCATCCATGTTTTCATTGAGAGTGCCTTGAAGcatacaaaagaaaataaaagcaaagGAACACAAGAAGACAAAGAACTGGCCTGAATACGTCTTCAGCGTCAAAAGGCAAATGAAAAGTTCCATGCCTAGAGCAGTATTGATAAACATTCCCAGATACACTATAAACATGACAGCTAATCTTGGTTGTTTTTTGATACTTCTAATACACACACAGACTCATAGCCCAGTGTCAACAGAAGTTCTTATGGCATCTAATGATGTTGACAAATTCAAGACTTGACATAGTGCCAAGGATTTCTACGTGCATGCTGACAGACACTCACACAGTCATCTGTCCATTTCATTCTACAAAGAAGCCAATGGAATAACTGAACTGTACattctaataaataatataaagaaaCATCATATCAGTGGCTCTTTCTTTGATCCCTGTTGAGTCTGTCACTTACTACAAGGTATTTTAGATTACGATTGCAAAAATGCTCAGGTATGTGCTATACATTTCTCTTAGCTTTGTATTATTGTCGCCTGAATCAACAGACTCCTCTATTAAAAGAGGTCTTACTCCAAAAATcccagatatagaatcatagaatcatagagttggaaggggccatacaggccatctagtccaaccccctgctctacgcaggatcagccctaagcatcctaaagcatccaagaaaagtgtgtatccaacctttgcttgaagactgccagtgagggggagctcaccacctccttaggcagcctattccactgctgaactactctgactgtgaaattttttttcctgatatctagcctatatcgttgtacttgtagtttaaacccattactgcgtgtcctctcctctgcagccaacggaaacagcatcctgccctcctccaagtgacaacctttcaaatacttaaagagggctatcatgtcccctctcaacctccttttctccaggctgaacattcccaagtccctcaacctatcttcatagggcttggttccttggccccagataatcttcatcgctctcctctgtaccctttcaattttatctatgtccttcttgaagtgaggcctccagaactgcacacagtattccaggtgtggtcttaccagtgccgtatacaatggggactatgacatcttgtgattttgatgtgatgcccctgttgatacagcccaaaatggcattcgccttttttaccgctgcatcacactgcctgctcatgtttagtttacaatccacaagtaccccaaggtctcgttcacacacagtgttacctagaagcgtatcccccatccagtaggcatgatttttatttttctgacccagatgcagaactttacacttatctttattaaattgcatcttgttctcatttgcccatttttccattgtgttcagatctcgttgaactctgtctctatcttccggagtatttgccagtcctcccaatttggtgtcatctgcaaacttgatgagtagtccctccacccccttgtctagatcattaataaatatgttaaaacgtaccgggccgagcaccgagccctgaggtaccccgctactcacctctctccagtctgatgaaacaccattgacaacaactctttgagtgcggttctctaaccaattccctatccacctatctgaaaatccagattgcagtccttcaatttatccatcagaacatcatggggaaccttgtcaaaagctttactaaaatccaagtaaatgacatcaaccgaatttccccgatccagcaaacctgttacttggtcaaaaaagaaaaccaggttggtctggcaggacctgttggagacaaatccatgctgacttccttggatcaccaatttgtcctccagatgtttgcagatcgctccctttaatatctgctccattatcttccccacaacagaggtcagactcactggtctgtagtttcccgggtcatccttcctcccttttttgaagatcggaataacgtttgctctcttccagtcctctgggacatctccagtccttaaagaggttccgaagatgatggacaagggctgtgcaagttctctggaaagttctttgagtactcttgggtgcatttcatccggaccaggggacttgaactcatccagtgcagctaaatgcctctcgacaacctaaatgcctctcgacagcaGCAGAGATCCATCCATATTTTCATTGAGAGTGCCTTGAAGCATACAGAAGAAAATTCAAGCACAGCAACAGAACAAGACCAAGAAGTGGCCTGAATACATCTTCAGCATCAAAAGGCAAATGGAAAGTACTATACCCAGAGGACTATTGATAAGCATTCCCTGATGCACAATAAATATGACAGATACTGCTTTTTACTTCTAATACACCCACATAGAAAACCCATGTCCCAGTGTCAACATAACTTCTTATGGCGTCTCAGGACATTGATAAATTCCAGACTTGCCATAGTGTCAAGGATTTCTACATGCATGTacgcatacatgcacacacattctgCTATCAGTTCCCTGCTAGAAGGGAAGGTCTGAAACCTTACACAAGTAAAGGACTTTCTAAGATGAGTGTCATATCATTTATGAAACAGTATTCTAATAATCTAGAAAAAGGACCACCATATCATTGTCTCTTTCTTTGGTCCCAGTTCAGACTGGCAGAATGCAGAAAGATCCCAATAGTTAAACCACTAGCTATAAGATTAAAGATAAagcaaagataaaatggagcagaaacTGCTTTGGCCTCCATAGTGCAGAAAGGTGGAATATCAATAAATGAATATAGCTGAATACTGAGGAGGCAGGTAAATGAAAAGCTGGTGTTACCCCAGGCAAGAACCCACATTGTTGGGACTGGCACCAAGTGTCCCTGCACTGAGCTGCCACTGAGACCCATGCTGGTCTAGGGAAGAGAAGCCAGACCACCATCACAAGGCATTCTGGGAGTGCCAGCAGCCATTTATATACTGACTCATCTCCAGAATATGCCTTCTTACACGGAAAATGGGTGTCACAGAAGCATCTTTGTTGAGAAAAAGAGCATCTGCCCTgcctgacatccccccccccccaggccactgtACGGCTTAATAGTGGCTGGCAGACTTCTTTCTCAATCTCATCCTGAATCGAAATCCTTCAGGCACCTCTTTTCTGTCCCAACCCTGAGGCAGCCTGCCaagagaataagaataagaagaagagttggttcttatatgccgcttttccctacccgaaggaagctcaaagcggcttacagtcaccttcccattcctctccccacaacaggcaccctgtggggtgggtgaggctgagagagccctgatatcactgcccggtcagaacacttttatcagtgccatggtgagcccaaggtcacccagctggttgcatgtgggggagcgcagaattgaacccagcatgccagattagaagtccacactcctaacc
It contains:
- the LOC143842971 gene encoding proto-oncogene Mas-like, whose product is MISRKNLSPHIDYGSVESMSPPQDGDKSHILLAILGLLTCALGIIGNGMLIYLLSCRINKTCLTMYLLNMSIADLIIIVNYFIDIIFYFRPTQFPSLISSLRYISNFLGNDASIYFLTVITVERYFMFFFPVCYHSHRPKLFTALMCSILWALSLGITLLEYFICGSAQFTNEIFNCDTIAILHFICNFMSFIAVVVFSIVAHLTRIQRQLPRNFPTRFDVSIMATIVWTLVFWAPIRIVNFLQFWIPPTYRPDLFVVFVLFEMIYRNGRPYIYLLVGWWKNQEQQRSIHVFIESALKHTKENKSKGTQEDKELA